The following are encoded in a window of Collinsella aerofaciens genomic DNA:
- the holA gene encoding DNA polymerase III subunit delta, with the protein MSETSLLPAYLIVGTDGVKRDHAVSRMKARLEKSGMVEFNLDERDMTKDPDIESIIGSLNAFPMGSEFRLVILDGCSKLAKAISEPLVDYLASPSPTTVCLIIADSLAKNTRLYKAIAKIDKKAVIDCSGTKRWELPRRVQQMATQHGKSISTAAAEELVSRSGENTRMLDNDLAKLAQMVEAPQIELADVERWIVRTAEVQPWDFLNAVSARDMRRSLELFNLLPAKSYVWTYTLLCGRIRELIVAKALDARGQGRELAATLKLQSWQVKNHLTWARRFSMAELVAALEGAVDVELALKGSADSEAALLLWITNILRKS; encoded by the coding sequence ATGTCCGAAACCAGTCTGTTGCCGGCATATCTGATCGTCGGTACCGACGGCGTCAAGCGCGATCACGCCGTCTCGCGTATGAAAGCGCGTCTGGAAAAGTCGGGTATGGTCGAGTTCAACCTCGACGAGCGCGATATGACCAAAGACCCCGATATCGAGTCGATTATCGGATCGCTCAACGCCTTTCCCATGGGCAGCGAGTTTCGCCTGGTAATCCTTGACGGCTGCTCAAAACTCGCCAAAGCGATCTCCGAGCCGCTTGTCGACTATCTGGCGAGTCCCAGCCCCACGACGGTTTGTCTCATCATCGCCGACTCGCTTGCCAAGAACACGCGCCTGTATAAGGCGATCGCCAAGATCGACAAGAAGGCGGTGATCGATTGCTCCGGTACCAAGCGCTGGGAGCTACCGCGCCGCGTGCAGCAGATGGCGACGCAGCACGGCAAGTCGATCTCGACGGCGGCCGCCGAAGAGCTCGTTTCGCGCTCGGGCGAGAACACCCGCATGCTCGATAACGACTTGGCTAAGCTTGCCCAGATGGTCGAGGCGCCCCAGATTGAGCTTGCCGACGTTGAGCGCTGGATTGTACGTACGGCAGAGGTCCAACCCTGGGACTTTCTCAATGCGGTCTCGGCACGTGACATGCGACGCTCGCTCGAGCTTTTCAATCTATTGCCCGCCAAGAGCTACGTGTGGACTTACACGTTGCTGTGCGGCCGCATCCGCGAGCTTATCGTCGCCAAGGCGCTCGATGCGCGCGGACAGGGTCGTGAGCTGGCCGCAACGCTCAAGCTCCAGTCCTGGCAGGTCAAGAATCACTTGACCTGGGCACGTCGCTTTTCGATGGCAGAGCTCGTCGCGGCGCTCGAGGGGGCGGTCGATGTAGAGCTCGCGCTCAAGGGTTCGGCCGATTCTGAGGCCGCGCTTTTGCTCTGGATTACGAACATCTTGAGAAAATCGTGA
- a CDS encoding helix-hairpin-helix domain-containing protein, translating into MAQREQHERVKRMDRLADKLLGHKAVVMAILVVIAMASGLAMANLGGGAGGVSFERTDGTGSLMEPGSGDASSGKTSEGSSTKASATAEVYVDVDGAVVSPGVYRLKDGARVAQAIDAAGGLAPEADVTGLNRASKVTDGQKIHVPTVGEQQASIAEAGVDGGASASLGVSGATGLVNINTASTAELQTLSGIGPSMAQSIIDERTKNGAFASVDDLMRVSGIGEKKLAKIKDCICV; encoded by the coding sequence ATGGCGCAGCGCGAACAACACGAACGGGTCAAACGGATGGACCGCTTGGCGGACAAGCTGCTCGGTCATAAGGCAGTGGTGATGGCGATACTGGTCGTCATTGCGATGGCGAGCGGCTTGGCGATGGCGAACCTTGGCGGCGGTGCCGGCGGTGTGTCGTTTGAGCGCACTGACGGTACGGGCTCGTTGATGGAGCCGGGATCCGGTGATGCCTCGAGCGGAAAGACATCCGAAGGTTCTTCGACTAAGGCTTCTGCCACGGCAGAGGTCTATGTCGATGTCGATGGCGCCGTTGTGTCGCCCGGTGTATATCGCCTCAAGGACGGCGCGCGGGTGGCTCAGGCGATTGATGCCGCCGGCGGGCTGGCGCCCGAGGCAGACGTTACGGGGCTCAATCGGGCATCTAAGGTCACTGATGGACAAAAAATCCACGTTCCAACGGTAGGGGAGCAGCAGGCGTCCATTGCGGAAGCCGGTGTTGATGGTGGGGCTTCCGCATCATTGGGCGTGAGTGGCGCAACGGGCCTAGTCAACATCAATACGGCAAGCACGGCAGAGCTGCAGACGCTCTCGGGCATCGGTCCCTCCATGGCACAGTCGATTATCGATGAGCGTACAAAGAACGGTGCTTTTGCCTCGGTTGACGATCTGATGCGTGTGTCGGGAATCGGCGAGAAGAAGCTTGCCAAAATCAAAGATTGCATCTGCGTATGA
- the rpsT gene encoding 30S ribosomal protein S20 produces the protein MANIKSQKKRIRTNEAARMRNKAVKSELKTLTKHVQSAVAEGDAEKAQAALKTVTKRLDMAAAKHVIHKNQASNRKSGLAKLVNSINA, from the coding sequence GTGGCAAACATCAAGTCTCAGAAGAAGCGTATCCGCACCAATGAGGCAGCTCGCATGCGTAACAAGGCTGTCAAGTCCGAGCTCAAGACGCTGACCAAGCACGTCCAGTCCGCCGTCGCCGAGGGCGACGCCGAGAAGGCCCAGGCTGCCCTCAAGACCGTCACCAAGCGTCTCGACATGGCTGCCGCCAAGCATGTTATCCACAAGAACCAGGCTTCCAACCGCAAGTCCGGTCTTGCCAAGCTCGTGAACAGCATCAACGCTTAA
- a CDS encoding DNA internalization-related competence protein ComEC/Rec2 → MSATEREHVMPPRPLMPWTMALCAGMCVSCALVLNVAADALLRERVPAVGPLWAIPVAAAVFVVLAQSCARLAPLKRWLYAASVGLVAGAVVSAWWAVGTLGASKALDGRAASSLEFVVQGDPSINDDVYSYTCEARADGKNLAAVRLSCDRELKVGAHVRVIGRVSRFENDAFGRSRALRGEVRKVQAVRIVPVDEGSPGPLLRLRNGLLASIAPATDPARALIAGVACGRSAELRAQPAGDWFSVTGTAHLIAVSGSHLAIVGFVIEGALQKTRCSRGLQRAILAISLVGYAAFTGASPSAVRACCMVFATLVVNGAGRRRHGESALFVTMSIFVLLRPTVLFEMGFQLSCASVLAILCFCPYATYALGELGVPSGVASMLSATLCSQLATLPITIPAFGTLSLIAPLANAVIGPVVSVLLAVSIVLVPFSLVAPLRTWALIVPMIAARCALFFEQLFAAVPGASVSLPPDSMWIYLVPCLLAVLLVWWPRPRARPMAVGLACLVLLAAIPYVYWDRFAPPSVTVLDVGQADAILIRQGGAVALVDCGLDERMVAALVRNNVHHIDAVFVTHWDEDHWGGLPAVLEQFSVGTIAVAADALEDAPAEVLNRPGVEYRQVRRGDTVDIGSFCARVMWPFESVDGEGNEDSLVLLLSYVQEGRGLRMLLTGDAELDQEREFVQEVGEIDVLKLGHHGSKVSVDGELLDVLKPELSLASAGEGNRYGHPSDACIDAVKEAGGVFACTIEHGDITVTPTANGFAMRCQRP, encoded by the coding sequence ATGAGTGCGACCGAGCGCGAGCATGTGATGCCTCCGCGGCCCTTGATGCCGTGGACGATGGCCCTGTGTGCCGGCATGTGCGTGAGCTGCGCTTTGGTGCTTAACGTGGCCGCTGATGCGCTGCTGAGGGAGCGGGTGCCGGCGGTCGGGCCGCTATGGGCCATTCCCGTTGCGGCGGCGGTCTTCGTTGTGCTGGCTCAATCTTGTGCGCGGCTTGCCCCTTTGAAGCGGTGGCTGTATGCCGCGTCCGTCGGTCTCGTGGCGGGAGCGGTCGTCTCGGCGTGGTGGGCTGTGGGCACGCTAGGCGCCTCGAAGGCGCTCGACGGTCGAGCGGCAAGCAGCCTCGAGTTTGTCGTGCAGGGTGATCCATCCATAAACGACGACGTGTATTCCTATACCTGCGAGGCACGCGCGGACGGTAAGAACTTGGCAGCGGTTCGCCTATCGTGTGACCGCGAGCTCAAGGTCGGGGCGCACGTGCGTGTTATCGGTCGCGTTTCACGTTTTGAGAACGATGCGTTTGGACGATCGCGCGCGCTCCGAGGCGAGGTACGCAAGGTTCAAGCCGTTCGGATTGTGCCGGTCGATGAGGGCTCTCCGGGGCCGCTGCTTCGGCTGCGAAATGGGCTGCTTGCGTCCATTGCGCCTGCGACCGACCCGGCGCGTGCGCTCATAGCCGGTGTCGCCTGCGGTCGTTCGGCCGAGCTGCGCGCCCAGCCGGCGGGCGATTGGTTTTCGGTGACGGGGACGGCGCATCTTATCGCCGTCTCGGGCAGCCATTTGGCTATCGTGGGGTTTGTAATCGAGGGCGCATTGCAAAAGACTCGGTGCTCACGTGGTCTTCAGCGGGCGATATTGGCGATATCGCTTGTTGGCTACGCTGCCTTTACGGGCGCGTCTCCTTCGGCCGTGCGCGCGTGCTGCATGGTGTTCGCGACGCTTGTCGTAAACGGCGCGGGGCGTCGCCGGCACGGCGAATCGGCACTCTTCGTAACCATGTCCATCTTTGTGCTACTGCGGCCGACGGTGCTGTTCGAGATGGGCTTTCAGCTTTCATGTGCCAGCGTCTTAGCCATTCTGTGCTTTTGCCCCTATGCGACCTACGCTTTGGGTGAGCTGGGTGTGCCATCGGGCGTCGCCAGCATGCTTTCCGCCACGCTGTGCTCGCAATTGGCGACACTTCCCATTACCATTCCCGCCTTTGGTACGTTATCGCTCATTGCTCCGCTGGCAAATGCGGTCATCGGTCCGGTGGTGAGCGTACTGCTTGCTGTGTCGATTGTGCTGGTTCCCTTTTCGCTCGTGGCACCTTTGCGGACTTGGGCGCTCATTGTGCCCATGATTGCCGCCCGTTGCGCACTGTTCTTCGAGCAGCTGTTTGCCGCCGTGCCGGGTGCATCCGTGAGTTTGCCGCCCGATAGCATGTGGATTTACCTAGTGCCGTGTTTGCTGGCGGTTCTGCTGGTCTGGTGGCCGCGTCCCCGTGCACGTCCTATGGCGGTGGGGCTTGCATGCTTGGTACTCCTGGCTGCGATTCCGTACGTCTACTGGGATCGATTCGCTCCGCCTTCGGTGACGGTGCTCGATGTGGGCCAGGCCGATGCGATTCTTATCCGCCAGGGCGGCGCAGTAGCACTCGTCGACTGCGGGCTCGACGAGCGCATGGTGGCGGCGTTGGTTCGCAATAACGTGCACCATATCGATGCCGTCTTTGTGACGCATTGGGATGAGGACCACTGGGGTGGTCTGCCTGCCGTGCTCGAACAGTTTTCGGTTGGAACGATTGCCGTGGCGGCGGATGCGCTGGAGGATGCTCCTGCCGAGGTATTGAACCGACCTGGCGTTGAGTATCGGCAGGTGCGCCGTGGGGATACGGTCGATATCGGCTCATTTTGCGCCCGCGTGATGTGGCCATTCGAGTCCGTGGATGGCGAGGGAAATGAGGACTCGCTTGTCCTGCTGCTCTCCTATGTTCAGGAAGGCAGGGGCCTGCGTATGCTCCTCACCGGTGATGCCGAGCTCGACCAAGAACGGGAATTCGTGCAGGAGGTGGGGGAAATCGATGTACTTAAACTTGGGCATCACGGCTCTAAGGTTTCAGTCGATGGTGAGTTGCTGGACGTCTTGAAGCCTGAGCTTTCCCTTGCGAGTGCGGGCGAGGGGAATCGATACGGCCATCCGTCCGATGCCTGCATCGATGCCGTTAAGGAAGCGGGCGGTGTGTTCGCGTGCACTATCGAACACGGCGACATTACCGTCACGCCAACTGCGAATGGCTTTGCGATGCGATGCCAGCGACCGTGA
- the lepA gene encoding translation elongation factor 4 translates to MNTSIDISHIRNFSIVAHIDHGKSTISDRILELTHTVDERDMESQLLDTMDIERERGITIKSNAVRVSYDADDGETYQFNLIDTPGHVDFTYEVSRSLAACEGAVLVVDATQGVEAQTVSNATLAMNANLDIVPAINKIDLPSAHPDEVKTEIEDDLAIPADDAVCVSGKTGEGIHDLLESIVFLISPPKGDANAPLKALILDSYFDEYRGVVATVRIFDGSIKKGDTLRMMQAKGDFLVDGVGVKRPAETPVDALTVGEVGYVVTGLKDPEAVRVGDTLTWASNPCPEPLPGYREAKPMVYTGLFPIDNKDYENLRDALDKLHVNDPSLVWEPETSVALGFGFRVGFLGLLHMEVVKERLEREFNLDLIATSPSVDYHVYKTDGEMIDVRSPQDLPEATRIERIEEPYLKAKIICPPEYTGAVMQLAIEHRGITTDMIHLTSKSVEMRFDMPLAELILDFFDQLKSRTKGYASLDYEFNEYRPSELVKLDILLSGDEVDALSFIVHKDKAYGLARGLCDKLKEIIPRQLFEVPIQGAIGNKIIARSTVKARRKDVLAKCYGGDISRKRKLLEKQKEGKKRMKAIGSVEVPQEAFMAILKVAE, encoded by the coding sequence ATGAATACTTCAATTGACATTTCCCACATCCGCAACTTCTCGATTGTTGCTCACATCGACCATGGCAAGTCCACGATCAGTGACCGCATTCTCGAGCTCACCCATACCGTCGACGAGCGCGACATGGAGTCGCAGCTGCTCGACACCATGGATATCGAGCGCGAGCGCGGCATCACGATCAAGTCCAATGCCGTTCGCGTGTCCTATGACGCCGACGATGGCGAGACGTATCAGTTCAATCTGATCGATACGCCGGGCCACGTGGACTTTACCTATGAGGTCTCGCGCTCGCTGGCAGCCTGTGAGGGCGCGGTGCTCGTTGTCGACGCCACACAGGGCGTCGAGGCACAGACCGTCTCCAACGCGACGCTTGCCATGAACGCCAATCTGGACATTGTGCCGGCCATCAACAAGATCGACCTGCCCTCGGCTCATCCCGACGAGGTTAAGACCGAGATCGAGGATGACCTGGCGATCCCTGCCGATGATGCCGTGTGTGTCTCGGGCAAGACCGGCGAGGGCATCCACGATCTGCTGGAGTCCATTGTCTTTCTGATCTCTCCGCCCAAGGGCGATGCGAATGCGCCGCTCAAGGCACTCATTCTGGATTCATACTTCGACGAGTATCGTGGCGTCGTCGCCACGGTGCGCATCTTTGACGGCTCCATCAAAAAGGGCGATACCTTGCGCATGATGCAGGCAAAGGGCGACTTTTTGGTCGATGGCGTGGGCGTCAAGCGTCCCGCCGAGACGCCGGTCGACGCGCTGACGGTCGGCGAGGTCGGATACGTGGTCACGGGCCTGAAGGACCCCGAGGCCGTTCGCGTGGGCGACACCCTTACCTGGGCGTCGAACCCCTGCCCCGAGCCGCTTCCCGGTTACCGCGAGGCTAAGCCCATGGTCTATACGGGCCTGTTCCCGATCGATAACAAGGACTACGAGAACCTGCGTGACGCGCTCGATAAGCTGCATGTCAACGACCCGTCGTTGGTGTGGGAGCCCGAGACTTCGGTGGCGCTCGGCTTTGGTTTCCGCGTTGGCTTCTTGGGCCTGCTGCATATGGAGGTCGTCAAGGAGCGCCTGGAGCGCGAGTTCAACCTGGACCTGATTGCCACGAGCCCTTCGGTGGACTATCACGTCTACAAGACCGACGGCGAGATGATTGATGTTCGCAGCCCGCAGGATCTGCCCGAGGCTACGCGCATCGAGCGCATCGAGGAGCCCTACCTCAAGGCCAAGATTATCTGTCCGCCCGAGTATACGGGTGCCGTCATGCAGCTCGCTATCGAGCATCGCGGCATTACAACCGACATGATCCATCTCACGAGCAAATCGGTCGAGATGCGTTTCGACATGCCGCTTGCCGAGCTCATTCTGGACTTTTTTGACCAGCTCAAGAGCCGCACCAAGGGTTACGCCTCGCTCGACTACGAGTTCAACGAATATCGCCCCTCCGAGCTCGTCAAGCTCGACATCCTGCTTTCGGGCGACGAGGTGGACGCGCTGTCGTTTATCGTGCACAAGGATAAGGCTTATGGCCTGGCCCGCGGTCTGTGCGACAAGCTCAAGGAAATCATTCCGCGCCAGCTGTTCGAGGTGCCTATCCAGGGCGCCATCGGCAACAAGATCATTGCCCGCTCTACCGTCAAAGCGCGCCGCAAGGACGTGCTGGCCAAGTGTTATGGCGGCGATATCTCGCGAAAGCGCAAGCTGCTCGAGAAGCAGAAAGAGGGCAAAAAGCGCATGAAGGCCATCGGCTCGGTCGAGGTTCCGCAGGAGGCCTTTATGGCGATTCTCAAGGTGGCCGAGTAG